Below is a window of Petrotoga sp. 9PWA.NaAc.5.4 DNA.
GAATATTTTAAAAAACCAAACTTTCATTACTTTTTACAGTCTATTTAATTGAGGGATTTTTATCAATGATTCTAATGATCTTTATGTAAGGTACCATTGATTTTGTTGTTAATAGAGAAGGTCTAATTAAAATATTTTCTAACGGTTTGACTTACATAGCTATTTATGTTCTCTCTTATTTATTGCAATTATTGATCTTTAACAAGGCACGCAAAATTAACAATAAAATGAAACGGAATCTCTGAAACCAAATGTACGAATTAATTGCTGACTCAATACTTTTATCTCGTGAAATTTATCAAATATTATCTTTGCTTTTGGAAACTCTTTCTTTGTTTCAGCTTGAAATGGTGCCGACATATCCATACATATGAATTTTATATCTTTTGGATCACCTTTTTTCAGGATGCATCTTTCTTTGAATATTGTAAAAAAGTGTTCGCATCTTTTCCGTCAGTTATTATATACAGCCTTTTCTCTTTCTATATCCAAAAAAATGGTAAAATAAACATGATACTTTTTCCTTGCTATTTCATCAACAGAAAGTGGTTACAGTGGTAATCTAATGCTCTCCAATCTCTATATGGGGTGATTATGAAATGGATGTAAAAAACGAGATAATAATTTTGATAATTAAGTCTTATTTTATTTCCCCATTTTAAAAAGTTCTTTTATTTCTTCATTGGATAATTTTGTTATCCAATTTTCTCCTGCTAATACTATATTATCTAATAATTCTTTCTTTTTTTCAAGCATTTCATTTATCTTTTCTTCAAAGGTATTGAGAGTAATAAACCTATGAACTAAAACATCTTTTGTTTGACCTATTCTAAAAGCTCTATCAGTCGCTTGGTTTTCTACAGCGGGGTTCCACCACAAATCATAGTGTATAACGTGGTTAGCTGCAGTTAGGTTTAACCCTGTTCCACCAACTTTTAATGACAAAATCATGATAGGATACTTATGTTTTGTTTGGAAATCTTCAATTAGTTGATCCCTCATTTTTCTGTTAAGTTCTCCATGAAAAAACAGAGGTTCTATATCCATTTCTTCGAAAATAATTTGTTTTAAAATATCACCCATTTCTTTGTATTGTGTGAATATAATTGCTTTTTCATCATTATTTAAAATACTTTGCAATAAATCTAACAATCTTTCTGATTTTCCAGATTCATAGGCAGAAATTTTCCCTTTTTTTGTATAATTAACT
It encodes the following:
- a CDS encoding transposase — its product is MFKERCILKKGDPKDIKFICMDMSAPFQAETKKEFPKAKIIFDKFHEIKVLSQQLIRTFGFRDSVSFYC